The nucleotide window ATTTGGTACTTTACCTCGTGCGGAGGAAAATACCCAAGCGCGTGATGCACCTTCTGTCACCAATACCACATATCGACTGTGAAACAAATCATATCACCTTATGCTAGCATCCAGCGTTGAAGATGGTCTAAGAGGAAGAGCATGCTCACCACGGTGACCTCGACGACGACGTCCTGCCCGAAGAGCTGCACAAGGCGCTCGCTGCTAACGTCGTAGGGAAGGTTGCGCACGTACACCTTGGCCTCGTCCCACGGATCCCTGTACTCCCATATATATACCATGATAAAAGTGCATAAAATCTGGCAATCAAGAAAAATATAAGTGTTTACACTAAAGATTATCAACAAAAAAGATAACTCTCATATGTATTTAATTCAGTGCTGAAGGTGCTTCCCTTTCTTGTTTTTGTTAGGGGGGGTCACTATAGAGAACCACGGAGCTAATGGTTGGACTTTTCATGGTAAATATTGGGTAAATACCTTAGATATATTATTTGTATTTATTTAATCATCATTAATTTAATTAAAAAAATAATAGATTGAACTTGGGATTTCTAAACATTTTGGCCTAAAATGTATATTTACTAACTTAGCATTGAACTAAAGAAATATTGGGTATAGGACATGCTGTACTCAGGACATGTATGCATCGTTCtcatgcagaggccggggagaccccctttttcaaaaaagaaaaaaaagaaaaaaaggataTGCTGTACTCACGCATGTATATATGACAACTTTGTCATGCATCATTCATACGAAGCTCAtttgttttctttctttatttGTATTACAATTTCTGAAAGTAATGATGTTGTCAGTTCTGATCAATTAGTTGTTCCATGCACACACACATATTTATCAACTAACATCATGAGCCATCGTGTGAAAAAACTAATTAAATAGACCTATGCACTACCCTCAAACAAAATGATGGCAATGTCATACCTTGTTTCCTGCTTGACTTCATGCTGTAACATGGGTGCCAAAGAGTAGCTCTAATCGTGGTAGTCCTTGTCAGTTGTTGTCGATCTACCACCAATACAAATCTTGTTTTATAAAGAGAATCTCGCCATACAAAACCTGAAGAGTTTTATTGAAACTCAGCCAGATGCCCTTCCCCAGAATAGTACTATTTTCTATTAAGAGAAGCATAAATGACAATATACAATGATTTGCATTTGCTAACTACTCTCATGAGCTGTTTGCAGCACTGTCTCATGTCCTAAATAATGCAATCCAGTATGTACAGAAGGAAAAATCGTAAAGATAAAAACTACCAATACAATGTTTCAAAAGTGAGGTACTATAAGATGAGATCATCATTGGACGTTCAATCAAAGCAATTCATAGGATGCCCACTTCTAAAGATTTCAGCAAACATTCTCACTGTCTTTGATTGATTATAACATATTTATGCATATTGCTCAAAACTATTAGAAAGCATGTGAACACAACAAAAAAAATCTACTTATCTCCATCCATCATGCCATGTAAGTTGGTTCCCTTGCAGTTCAGGTAAGACAAAGACAACCAAATTAAGCAATTGAACAGAGAAAGCCATCCTGCGGGAGCAGAGGAGGATTGATCAAGAAGTTGGTAATCAGTTAAAAAACAAAGAGGAAGGGGGAGAGGCTAGGTGGAAGTGAGCTCATGGGAAGGAAGGTGATGACCGGAGGGAGTGCGGCGGCTGCGGCCGGAGCCTCCGCGTCCGTGTCTATGTAAGCCTCGGCTGGATCCGAGCGCGTTGATTCTGATGTTGCCCCACCTCCGgcgcgtcctcctcctcctggtCATTGCCCGCGGCCGCGAGGAGCGTGTTGAGCATCCGGTCGCGGTCGGCGGCGCGCGCATGAGCCGGCCGGCGCAGGCTCAGAGCGCGGCGGCCTGGGCCTCGGTGTCGGCGAACTGCGCTTGGAGGAGTCGGATAGCACGGGGAAGAGGGCGTGGCGGAGAGGAGGCATACCGGGGTGCGGGTAGGACGACGCAATGAAGGATGGCATGGCGAAGGATGTCGGctggcggcggggaggcggcagATTCATCAGTGGGAGGCGCGGTCGCTCGAATCGGGGGTCGGGTTTTTTATCTGTCGTATGAATGCACGGGTGGGGCTCAAATACGAAACATTTTTTCcacttattattattattatttattggACTGCGGGTTAACTACTTAATACCATAGGGTTTGTTATGCAAAAACGCCATGACGGTGAACCCGGagactcaatccgtgctttattattagggaaatatatatatatatatacaatggccaaacgaaccctaaatagtttcaaatttcagcccgacactcctgttattctatgttgtctgtagaaaacaaagttcaaggcgagaagaggcaTCGATTATCGTTACACCcaagaggggcatgtttccctaccgGAACCATGAGGGTTGTGATAGGCTCCGGTTTGTAAAAGGTTTGTAATATAGCTTCacccaaattggacaattatatataccatgtagtgacaccataccaagtttcatgatttcctggtgagttttggatttacagacatttaaaaaccgagatttgCAATGTTTGTGGCCAGGCCAGGATGGCGAGATGGTTGAATTCGTTCCCATTCattccatgggacctaaacatgcaccccaaggaaacatgtacgttttttctagccattttggtgcactagagcatgcatttgtagttcagatttgaatgatggacattaaatgcctagaaaacttaATTAATGAATTAAAAAGGttaaacgaaccctgaataatttcaaagtttggcccacaaggggacatgtttccctatcgaaaccacgagggttcttgcgataggctccggtttgtaagaggtttgtaataaagcttggcccaaattggcaatgtttttaccacgacatatatgtgccatgacatgacaccttgccacctttgatgactttttggcgagtttaggatttatgggacttaaaaaccgagattcgaaatgtttgaggAAGAGCCAGGACACTGGTATGGTTGTATTActttcccattcctggcatgagacctaaacatgcacccaaggacacatgtataatttttctagccattttggtgaactggagcatgtatttgtagttcagatttgaattacagacattaaatacctaggaaactcaattagtgtataaaaaggccaaacgaaccctgaataagtttaaattttaGCACGGATATCCTGTGGTTCCATGTTGCCcgtggaagaaaatacaaggcgaaaagaggcagtgattacgtttcacccacaaggggaacacgtttccctatcagaaccacgaggcttctttgagagaagctccagtttttgtaagaggtttgtaataaagctgggcccaaattggacaatgtttttaccatgacatatatgtgccatgacgtgacaccatgccacgtttgatgactttctggtgagtttaggatttatgggaACTTAAAATCCGAGATTCGAAATTTTTGGGTATGAGCCATGACACGAGTACGGTTGTAATTCActcccattcctggcatgggacctaaacaggcacccaaggacacatgtataatttttctagccattttggtgaactggagcatgtatctgtagttcagatttgaattatggacattaaatgcctaggaaactcaattagtgtataaaaaggccaaatgaaccctgaataagtttaaatttcagcatggatatcctgtcgttccatgttgcccgtagaagaaaatacaaggtgaaaagaggcagtgattatgtTTCACCCACAAGGGAGACACGTTTCTGTAAGTGCattctagtgccacccctagttggttttgagtattgacgacaaacctagttgagggactaatgtgtttgtgagaattgcaggataacaccggtagaagtccctcattgattcggttttactaccagagatgacccctaaaaatgtatgaagacattgaagtcaaaggtggtatatgaagatattcacattgaagactatgacaagagaagacacgatatgaagcctatggagctcgaagacttagatctttcgtagttcttttacttttgtgttgagtcataggaaccaccgtactgttaagtggggtccaggagaaccagtcagaatgactgaagtgatgcctaaaccaaatacctatgtctttgagtgaagacaatgagagcgaatcttgtccagagccggacaagtcagcttttcttgtagcccaagtaaagttgccatgtgagtttgaaatctgaccgttgggacacgtgtcagttccttagtgacccagggtcatttcagacaaatcaggtcgggttgccaagtggctataaatagcccaccccctacaaccataaacggttggctgctcagattttagtgcacgacttttgtcgtttgagagcaacccacctcgaagcctttgagagaaaattcctagcaaggagaaagccctaaccacccagagccagagtaaattgggcatcacttaagtcttattgtttgagtgatctgaagacttattacacttgaggactgtgcatcttccagacggttaggcgtcgcgttctgagcatccaagagacattgtggattgccagtgaacgaagtctatgaaggtttgtgagtctaccttgaagacttaccagagtgattgggcgaggactatgtgaccttagctcaaggagaatacggtgaggacttggtgtcctgagctgcgtgttcaggattgggtgtccgggactgtgtgtcctaaggtttaaatacctagccgctccaaccagacgtacagttgtcacagcaactggaac belongs to Triticum urartu cultivar G1812 chromosome 7, Tu2.1, whole genome shotgun sequence and includes:
- the LOC125524580 gene encoding 28 kDa ribonucleoprotein, chloroplastic-like isoform X1 — protein: MLQHEVKQETRDPWDEAKVYVRNLPYDVSSERLVQLFGQDVVVEVTVSICGIGDRRCITRLGIFLRTSRMNPRPLL
- the LOC125524580 gene encoding 28 kDa ribonucleoprotein, chloroplastic-like isoform X2; amino-acid sequence: MLQHEVKQETRDPWDEAKVYVRNLPYDVSSERLVQLFGQDVVVEVTVSICGIGDRRCITRLGIFLRTRMNPRPLL